The window cacaagaagaccaggcacatcaagcgtcgcttcaactccattcgtgaaaatgttcaaaatggagacatagatatttgtaaagtacatacggatttgaatgtcgtagatccgttgactaaacctcttccatgggaaaaatatgatcaacaccagaactctatgggtgtacgattcatcacaatgtaactagattattgactctagtgcaagtgggagactgttggaaatatgccctagaggcaacaataaaatggttattattatatttccttgttcatgataattgtctattgtttatgctataattgtgttatccggaaatcgtaatacatgtgtgaacacatagaccataacatgtccctagtgagcctctagttgactagctcattgatcaatagatggttacggtttcctgaccatggacattggatgtcattgataacgggatcacatcattaggagaatgatgtgatggacaagacccaatcctaagcatagccctagatcgtgtagttcgtttgctgaggtttttctaatgtcaagtatcatttccttagaccatgagatcatgcaactcccggatactgtaggaatgctttgggtgtgccaaacgtcacaacgtaactgggtggctataaaggtgcactacaggtatctccgaaagtgtctgttgggttggctcggatcgagactgggatttgtcactccgtatgacggagaggtatcactgggcccactcggtattgcatcatcataatgagctcaatgtgactaagtagttagtcacgggatcatgcattacggaacgagtaaagtgacttgccggtaacgagattgaacgaggtattgggataccgatgatcgaatctcgggcaagtaacgtaccgattgacaaagggaattgtatacgggattacttgaatcctcgacatcgtggttcatccgatgagatcatcgaggagcatgtgggagccaacatgggtatccagatcccgctgttggttattgaccggagagtcgtcttggtcatgtctgcgtgtctcccgaacccgtagggtctacacacttaaggttcggtgacgctagggttgtagagatattagtatgcggtaacccgaaagttgttcagagtcccagatgagatccaggacatcacgaggagttccggaatggtccggaggtaaagatttgtatataggaagtccagtttcggccaccgggaaagtttcggggatcaccggtattgtaccgggaccaccggaagggccccgggggtccaccgggtggggccacctatcccggagggccccatgggctgaagtgggaagggaaccagcccctggtgggctggtgcgccccccatgggcctccccctgcgcctagggttggaaaccctaggggtggggggcgccccacctgacttggggggcaagtccccccttggccgccccccccttgagatgggatctccaggggccggcgccccccagggcccctatataaaggggggagggagggctgcgcacctaagcccctggcgcctccctctccccccgtaacacctctccctctcgctgagcttggcgaacccctgccgagatccccgctgcttccaccaccacgccgtcgtgctgctggatctccatcaacctctccttcccccttgctggatcaagaaggaggagacgtctctcccaaccatacgtgtgttgaacgcggaggtgccgtccgttcggcgctaggatcatcggtgatttggatcacgacgagtacgactccatcaaccccgttctcttgaacgcttccgctcgcgatctacaagggtatgtagatgcactcatctctctcgttgctagtaaactccatagattgatcttggtgatgcgtagaaaattttatatttctgctacgatcccctacAGATGGCCAGGCAATGCTAGGTAGTATTGATTGCATTCATTGGAGGTGGAAGAACTGCCTGGCGGCTTGGGCAAGGGAATACACCGGCCACAAACGTAAACCCACCATTGTGCTTGAAGTCGTGGCTTCACGTGATTTATGGATTTGGCATTGTTTCTTTGTTATGCCTGGGTCTCTCAGTAATATCGATGTTTTGTAGCGATCTCATCTATTTGCTCAGCTAGTTCGTGGCGAAGCTCCGTTTTGGAACTATACCGTAAGTGGCCATGACTATACCATGAGGGTACTATCTTGCCGATGGTATTTATTCTGCATGGTCAACATTTGTGAAGACCATTGACCCCAAAACCAAGAAACATATTTTTTTGCCGAAGCATAAGAAGCTTGCCGAAAGGATATTGAGAGGGCATTGGTGTGTTGCAAGCTCGGTTTGCCATTGTTCGAGGTCCCGCTCGCTTCTGGGATAAGAAATCTCTCAGAAACATCATGACTGCTTGTGTAATTTtacacaacatgatcatcgaggaTGAAAGGGATTTGGACATAGTTATTATGGCAATGTTGGCAGCGCGAAGCCAGGGACACAGATGAGATCACTGCATTTGTTGACACCTACCGGAAGATCGAGAACCGTGCTTCACACTCCCAACTCCAGAAAGATCTTATTGAGTATCAGTGCCAACTTTGTGGGAGATAGGTTTCCATTTTTATTCATATGTATTTGTGCGTGATTTGAGCAATTTGGTGTTGTAATAATTATTAGAATTTGAACATTTATTGTAATGAAAACGATTGTTGTATTGTGAATTGCCTTTCGGACCATTTGTATTCATATGTTTAATTTATGTTATGATTCTATTCGGTTCATATTGTTAAAAAATAGAATATACAAAGCTATTAAAAAATTGTTGTACCGCGAGATCTTCGGCGCGGAACAGATCCCGTAAACTCGTTCCGTACAATATTTACGCGACACATTTATGGGACGTGTTCGGTTAGAGGCGTCGCAGTACCGTAATTCTTTTTACAGGCCGCCTAAATGTATTTAGAGATGCTCTAAATGGGCGCGAAATTCGTGGAGGCCTGCTCCGGCGCGGCAGCCTGTCGCCGTCTGTGGAAGCCACGCCGGGCAGCGTTTGTCTTCCCCCGGCATCCCGTGCACCGCGTGGGAGGAAAACCAACCCAACAACTATGCCCCTCGCGTCGCCTCTCACGACCACGATCGACGACCACCCGGGACCGGAGAGTCGAGTCATGCAAAGTCGTCCAAAGTTTTCACACCCCCGACCTCTCCACTCCACCAAAGTCGCAGTGAACTCCTCCGAAACCCCCCCTCCTTTTCCTAGCCCTCTACCTGACTACTGACTAGAAATACCACACGCCCCGTCCGTCGCCACCCGGCGCGCGCAGCAGACTACCGACTAACCAACCATTCTCACCATTAACCACCAATTCCTCCCGTGCAGGGAGGACGCCGAGAGGCAGcgaagaaggaaggaaggaggcaAGGTTGAGACAACAGCCAGCAATGGAGAAGGCGCTCGACAGGCAGAGGATCCTGCTGCGGCacctggagcccgcggccggcgcCAGCCCGACCGCCTCCGCCATCTCCGTGAGATTCTGCTCCCTCTCAACTCCTCttcgccgccgtgccggcgtcTCGGTTCCAGATCTGTGACGATCTTGGCGTTTTCTTTACGTGGTGTCGCAGGCCAGCGCGTGCGCCGCAGGGGACAGCGCCGCGTACCACCGGGGCCCCTGCTTCACCGACGACGTCGTCATCGTCGCGTAAGTCATGTCTGCCGCTCCTGCTCCTGTCGCTTCGTCCGCTACTGTTTGTTGGATCGTCGGCTACTAGTTAGGCTCTGGTTGCCAGTGGTGCCGAAATTCATGCTTAGCTTTTTGGTCTGGCCGTTGGCCAAAGAAAGATACAGTGCCAAGTGTACTTTGGTGATCACGACGGTACTGCAAACTGTGGAAGCATGCAACAATGGATTAATGCCAACCTAGTTTCTTGGCTTTTCTGTTTGCTAAGATCGTGCCAGATTTGGTCCTTGTCAACCGTCTGAGTTGCATGTCTCTACTGCGCCGGAGAATGATACAGATCACAAAGATCTTCGGAGTACCTTTAGGATTACAGATATACGAATTGGACAGGAAGTATATATGTATGAACTGCAACAAAACTAGCAGTGTCTTTTCGCACTAGGTTCATAATTGTAATATTTCAATAATTTTCCTTTTTCTTAGCCAATTCTCGTAAACAGAGATCAAACATAAAACATGCATGACGTATCTACCGTTCATGTCTTCAGTGCCTATAGGACAGCAATCTGCAAGGCCAAGAGAGGTAGTTTCAAGGATACACTCCCTGAGGACCTCTTGGTACCGGTATTCAAGGTTTCTGTTTCTTATCTTCATTCCTTTTTGCAACCAAAAGAACAATTTAGTGAAGTGGTCGCTCTTGTCTTATCATCTTTTCCTCTCCCAATTTTAGGCTTTGGTGGATAAAACAAAGCTAAATCCGAGCGAAGTTGGCGACATTGTTGTTGGTACTGTTTTAGCTCCTGGGTCCCAAAGGGCAATAGAATGCAGGATGGCCGCATTGTATGCGGGTTTCCCTGGTAATTTCACCATCTTCATCAAATTTCCTTTAATATTGGACATAATTATCCCCACCTTTGATTAACTCGTTTAATGTGCTGTAGACACGGTTCCTCTGAAGACTGTAAACCGACAGTGCTCTTCTGGGCTTCAGGCAGTCGCAGATGTTGCTGCTGCTATTAAAGCAGGGATGTATGATATTGGTATGCTTTACTGAAAACTGATTTATGTATTTTGTTTGACTTCGTTGGCGATCTTAATTTGTTCTATCCTTTCAAAAGGTATTGCTGCTGGCGTAGAGTCAATGACAGTGAACAAAGTTAATCTTGTCGAGAAAGCGAATCCCAAAGTAAGTCAAATGGGTCGGTTTCACGCAAGAGTATCGTCTTTAGATGCATCTGTAAAGATGTTACAGCTGATAAAATGTTGGGTTGGAATCTCCAACTATTTTAGGTTGAGCTATTTGCTCAAGCACGCGATTGCCTTCTCCCAATGGGCCTTACCTCCGAGAATGTTGCACAGCGGTTTGGCATAACACGCATGGAGCAAGATCAAGCTGCTGTAAGTTGGCTGATTGTCCTTACTTTATGGCACTTATGTGTGACAgtgtatccccccccccccccccccctcctcctcccaccaccaccaccagtgtcTACCGGTCTGCCTCACAATAGTCTCACAGCTCTCATTCTTTTAAACTGTTCAGGTTGAGTCTCACAggaaggcagcggcggcagtTGCTGCTGGTAAATTTAAAGAAGAAATTGTTCCAGTTCATACAAAGGTAATGTAGTGCCTTAGTTTTCTCTTCCCAAATAACTGTGTCTACTTTTGAGGAATTTTTACTCAAAAGTTAGAATTGTTTGATCTGCCCTGACACTTATGTTGTCTTGCAAAGATCATGGATCCAAAAACTGGTGAAGAAAAGGAGATTGTGGTCTCAGCAGATGATGGAATCCGGTCGAATACCACACTGGCAGTCCTGTCAAAACTTAAACCAGCATTTTCCAAGGACGGGACAACTACTGCTGGTAACCAATAGGAAAATCTAACTGAATGCAGATTTCTTTTAGCAGTATCACTCTTAAAAGATTGGTGTCCTTTTAATCGTAGGAAATGCTAGCCAAGTAAGTGATGGAGCTGGAGCTGTCCTACTAATGAGGCGAGATGTTGCTACACAGAAGGGTCTTCCAATTCTTGGAATCTACAGGTATCAGTACTTTGTCTATATGTTTTGCAACATAGTACATAGGTAGAATCATGCTCATATTCTGTAGAAAAATTTCCTTCAGTTATTGGCAACATATTAACACTTCGGTTTACGCCTTTACTACCAACATTATGGCTCAACGCTTTTTGGGCATCGAAACAGAGAGAATTATGATACTTTTAATCATTATAGTATTCTGTTTTTCACTCAACATGAGAGCCGAATTTGCAAATGTAGGAGCTTTGCTGCAGTTGGAGTTGATCCAGCTGTGATGGGTGTTGGTCCTGCTGTTGCTATCCCAGCAGCAGTGAAGGCCGCGGGCCTTCAAATTAATGATATTGACCTTTTCGAGATTAATGAGGTATACTTCCATCTACTTCTTCCATTCGATACTACTATATCCACCGATGATACTCATTTGCTCCTGTACATAGGCTTTTGCATCTCAGTATGTGTACTGCTCAAAAAAGTTGGATCTCGATCCCGCAAAAGTCAATGTTAATGGAGGTGCAATTGCTCTTGGACATCCATTGGGTGCCACAGGTATCTGTTTTTAATCAGTACTGTGTGCACCTGGCGCTCATCACTTGCTTGATCCTTGGACTGTTTGACACTGCTTTACCCCAAACAGACAGTCTCGTGTGCTGCAGCCACTTGCATGCTGTATATATACTCAGTGGCGATAACGTTTCCATGTTTTCATCTTGGCAGGTGCGCGCTGTGTCAGCACTCTTCTCAACGAGATGAAGCGCCGAGGCAAGGACTGCCGGTTTGGAGTGATTTCTATGTGCATAGGTACATGATTTAGTTGCATGGAAAGAACAGTCGTTGATTCGATAGTAGAACTGCAAATGACAGAAATTATTGATGAACAGGTTCCGGGATGGGTGCGGCCGCCGTTTTCGAGCGTGGAGATGCGGTGGATGAGCTGACGAATGCCCGAGGGGGGCCCTCGCTTAACTGGCTCTCCAAAGACACCGTGTAACTATTTCTCATGCAAATTGTGTAGCTGCCACCATTGTTCTCAATTATCAAAGCGTGCTGGGGTTAGGGAATAATTTGATCCTGTATTTGTAATTCTTCTTGGGATATGACACCGTGTAACTATTTCTCATGCAAATTGTGTAGCTGCCACCATTGTTCTCAATTATCAAAGCGTGCTGGGGCTAGGGAATAATTTGATCCTGTATTTGTAATTCTTCTTGGGatatgaaaaatcttatcaacGTTTGAGCTTATTTGTTTCACCGTTTTGTGTCTCTGTTCCTAAAACCGATAAATAAATTCTGATAGACTCTAGTCTTAACGCTACAAATCATATTCGCATTTTATTTGTATATGTGGTACGTTAGTTCTTGTTTGGAACAGAGAATAAAAAGTATAGGAATTTGGGAGGATTGACACCTAGTAAACTGCGCAAATATGTGCGACACATACATCTTTTTATATGAAGGCAAAAAGATTTGCTTCATTGATTAATTGAAAAGAAGAGAGTTGTCCAGATAATTTACAGAAAATTGGGCGAAAACTGATATAAACACTCCATACGGACTACTGGCCCCGTTCGAATCCTCTCCAACTCCTCCAAATAGCCAGCTTCCGCTTCTCCTGCCAAATCCTGCTTCTCGTAGAAAAACTGGCTTCAAAGAAAACGTTCGGGAGGTCAGCTCCACTTCCAGTTAGTTTAATTGGTCTGGTAGCCCAATAAACTTGCTTCAGGCCCATTCGAAG is drawn from Aegilops tauschii subsp. strangulata cultivar AL8/78 chromosome 1, Aet v6.0, whole genome shotgun sequence and contains these coding sequences:
- the LOC109787002 gene encoding 3-ketoacyl-CoA thiolase 2, peroxisomal: MEKALDRQRILLRHLEPAAGASPTASAISASACAAGDSAAYHRGPCFTDDVVIVAAYRTAICKAKRGSFKDTLPEDLLVPVFKALVDKTKLNPSEVGDIVVGTVLAPGSQRAIECRMAALYAGFPDTVPLKTVNRQCSSGLQAVADVAAAIKAGMYDIGIAAGVESMTVNKVNLVEKANPKVELFAQARDCLLPMGLTSENVAQRFGITRMEQDQAAVESHRKAAAAVAAGKFKEEIVPVHTKIMDPKTGEEKEIVVSADDGIRSNTTLAVLSKLKPAFSKDGTTTAGNASQVSDGAGAVLLMRRDVATQKGLPILGIYRSFAAVGVDPAVMGVGPAVAIPAAVKAAGLQINDIDLFEINEAFASQYVYCSKKLDLDPAKVNVNGGAIALGHPLGATGARCVSTLLNEMKRRGKDCRFGVISMCIGSGMGAAAVFERGDAVDELTNARGGPSLNWLSKDTV